Proteins encoded by one window of Halorubrum ruber:
- a CDS encoding FeoA domain-containing protein, translating to MTAALVDVPPDEWIELVDVPDDESRARLLRLGLLDGRVKCRRRVRNGPVVVRRRGTEVALGRSLAREITVERAGRDGEPR from the coding sequence ATGACGGCCGCGCTGGTCGACGTCCCGCCGGACGAGTGGATCGAACTGGTCGACGTACCGGACGACGAGTCGCGCGCTCGGTTGCTGCGGCTCGGCCTCCTCGACGGCCGCGTCAAGTGTCGCCGGCGGGTCCGTAACGGGCCGGTCGTCGTGCGGCGTCGCGGGACGGAGGTAGCGCTGGGACGGTCGCTCGCTCGGGAGATCACCGTCGAGCGAGCGGGACGCGACGGCGAACCGCGATGA
- a CDS encoding FeoB small GTPase domain-containing protein → MTANGEAVGGLGVGDGEAAGGLGADDGEAVGGLGTGDGEAVGGLGAGDGEATVALVGAPNAGKSVLFGRLTAEYADVSNYPGTTVETTAVPVGSTRLTDTPGVHGISSFSEEERVTREAVLEADAVVNVVDATQLDRDLFVTLQLLDMGVPTVVALNMMDELEADGIEIDVDALEAALGVPVVPTVAVTGSGVDELRDRLPEASAPASTPVDSYYDALPDEVEASRAEKTLLVEGDEPTARRVGARGLVADGGTRRSRTPERGKRCTASAGVGSDRSSTRSNGRPVPGGPPSSGSAIC, encoded by the coding sequence ATGACGGCGAACGGCGAGGCGGTCGGCGGGCTCGGTGTCGGCGACGGCGAGGCGGCCGGCGGGCTCGGTGCTGACGACGGCGAGGCGGTCGGCGGGCTCGGGACCGGCGACGGCGAGGCGGTCGGTGGGCTCGGTGCCGGCGACGGCGAGGCGACCGTGGCGCTCGTGGGCGCCCCGAACGCGGGCAAGAGCGTGCTCTTCGGCAGGCTCACGGCCGAGTACGCCGACGTCTCGAACTACCCCGGAACAACGGTCGAGACGACCGCGGTGCCCGTCGGCTCGACTCGCCTGACCGACACTCCCGGAGTCCACGGGATCTCGTCGTTCTCCGAGGAGGAGCGGGTCACCAGGGAGGCCGTCCTCGAGGCGGACGCGGTCGTCAACGTCGTCGACGCCACGCAGCTCGACCGAGACCTGTTCGTGACGCTACAGCTGCTGGACATGGGCGTTCCGACGGTCGTGGCGTTGAACATGATGGACGAACTCGAGGCCGACGGCATCGAGATCGACGTCGACGCGCTGGAGGCGGCCCTCGGCGTCCCGGTCGTACCGACCGTCGCCGTCACCGGATCCGGCGTCGACGAACTCAGGGACCGCCTCCCGGAGGCGTCCGCCCCCGCGTCGACGCCCGTCGACTCGTACTACGACGCGCTCCCCGACGAGGTCGAGGCCAGCCGGGCGGAGAAGACCCTCCTCGTCGAGGGCGACGAACCCACGGCCCGCCGCGTCGGCGCCCGCGGCCTCGTGGCCGACGGGGGGACGCGCCGCTCGCGGACGCCGGAGCGCGGGAAGCGGTGTACCGCGAGCGCCGGAGTCGGGTCCGATCGATCGTCGACGCGGTCGAACGGGAGGCCGGTTCCGGGCGGGCCGCCGAGCAGCGGCTCGGCGATCTGCTGA